Proteins encoded together in one Ammospiza nelsoni isolate bAmmNel1 chromosome Z, bAmmNel1.pri, whole genome shotgun sequence window:
- the ZBTB5 gene encoding zinc finger and BTB domain-containing protein 5 — MDFPGHFEQVFQQLNYQRLHGQLCDCVIVVGNRHFKAHRSVLAACSTHFRALFTVAEGDQSMNMIQLDSEVVTAEAFAALIDMMYTSTLMLGESNVMDVLLAASHLHLNSVVKACKHYLTTRTLPLSPPSERAQEQSARLQRSFMLQQLGLSIVSSALGSAQGAEEPAGAAGAALRGGLEQRAAFPMRRLHKRKQSSEERARQRARPALDEPGADGAPESGPPVVHSREDFFSPDSLKMVDNSKADAAADNQEDNAIMFDQSFGAQEDAQVPSQSDNGGGNISQMSMASQATQVETSFDQEAAAEKSNFPCENPEVSLNEKEHMRVVVKSEPLSSPEPQDEVSDVTSQAEGSESVEVEGGVVSAEKIELSPESSDRSFSDPQSSTDRVGDIHIMEVSNNLEHKSSFSISNFLNKSRGGGFSTSQNSDDNIPNTTSDCRMDSDAPYLMSPESGPAGGHSSAAVSHVENPFSEPADSHFVRPMQDVMGLPCVQTSGYRAAEQFGMDFPRSGLGLHSLSRAMMGSVRGGAGGFPGYRRIAPKMPVVTSVRGSQLQESSSGSQLMLNGGASFEGAHLSQPGPPQLTRASADVLSKCKKALSEHNVLVVEGARKYACKICCKTFLTLTDCKKHIRVHTGEKPYACLKCGKRFSQSSHLYKHSKTTCLRWQSSNLPSSLL, encoded by the coding sequence ATGGATTTCCCGGGGCACTTTGAGCAGGTCTTCCAGCAGCTCAACTACCAGCGGCTGCATGGGCAGCTGTGCGACTGCGTCATCGTGGTGGGCAACCGGCACTTCAAGGCGCACCGCTCGGTGCTGGCCGCCTGCAGCACGCACTTCCGCGCGCTCTTCACCGTGGCCGAGGGCGACCAGAGCATGAACATGATCCAGCTGGACAGCGAGGTGGTGACGGCCGAGGCCTTCGCCGCGCTCATCGACATGATGTACACCTCCACGCTGATGCTGGGCGAGAGCAACGTCATGGACGTGCTGCTGGCCGCCTCGCACCTGCACCTCAACTCGGTGGTCAAGGCCTGCAAGCACTACCTGACGACGCGGACGCTGCCGCTGTCGCCGCCCAGCGAGCGCGCGCAGGAGCAGAGCGCGCGGCTGCAGCGCTCCTtcatgctgcagcagctggggctcagcatcGTCAGCTCGGCGCTGGGCTCGGCGCAGGGCGCCGAGGAgccggcgggcgcggcgggcgcggcgctgcGCGGCGGGCTGGAGCAGCGCGCCGCCTTCCCCATGCGCCGCCTGCACAAGCGCAAGCAGTCCTCCGAGGAGCGCGCCCGGCAGCGCGCGCGGCCCGCCCTGGACGAGCCCGGCGCGGACGGCGCCCCCGAGAGCGGGCCGCCCGTCGTGCACTCCCGCGAGGACTTCTTCTCGCCCGACTCGCTCAAGATGGTGGACAACTCCAAGGCCGACGCCGCGGCCGATAACCAGGAGGACAACGCCATCATGTTCGACCAGTCCTTCGGCGCTCAGGAGGACGCCCAAGTGCCCAGCCAGTCAGACAATGGCGGGGGGAACATCTCCCAGATGTCCATGGCGTCCCAGGCCACACAGGTGGAAACCAGCTTCGaccaggaggctgctgctgagaagaGCAACTTCCCGTGCGAAAACCCGGAGGTCAGCCTGAACGAGAAGGAGCACATGAGGGTGGTGGTGAAGTCGGAGCCCCTGAGCTCCCCGGAgccccaggacgaggtgagcGATGTCACCTCCCAGGCGGAGGGCAGCGAGTCTGTGGAGGTGGAAGGAGGGGTGGTGAGTGCAGAGAAGATCGAGCTGAGTCCCGAGAGCAGCGACCGCAGCTTCTCAGACCCCCAGTCCAGCACCGACAGGGTGGGAGACATCCACATCATGGAGGTGTCCAACAACCTGGAACACAAGTCCTCTTTCAGCATTTCAAATTTTTTGAACAAAAGCAGGGGAGGTGGCTTTAGCACCAGCCAGAACAGCGATGACAACATTCCCAACACCACCAGCGACTGCAGGATGGACAGCGATGCCCCGTACCTGATGAGCCCGGAGTCGGGGCCCGCCGGCGGCCACTCCTCCGCCGCCGTCTCGCACGTGGAGAACCCGTTCAGCGAGCCCGCGGACTCCCACTTTGTGAGGCCCATGCAGGATGTGATGGGCCTGCCGTGCGTGCAGACCTCCGGCTACCGAGCAGCGGAGCAGTTCGGCATGGATTTCCCCCGCTCGGGCCTGGGCCTGCACTCGCTGTCGCGGGCCATGATGGGCTCCGTGCGAGGCGGGGCGGGCGGCTTTCCTGGCTACCGGCGCATCGCCCCCAAGATGCCCGTGGTGACCTCGGTGCGGGGCTcgcagctgcaggagagctcGTCGGGCTCGCAGCTGATGCTGAACGGCGGCGCGTCCTTCGAGGGCGCGCACCTGTCGCAGCCGGGCCCGCCGCAGCTGACGCGCGCCTCGGCCGACGTGCTGTCCAAGTGCAAGAAGGCTCTGTCGGAGCACAACGTGCTGGTGGTGGAGGGCGCGCGCAAGTACGCCTGCAAGATCTGCTGCAAGACCTTCCTGACGCTGACGGACTGCAAGAAGCACATCCGCGTGCACACGGGGGAGAAGCCCTACGCCTGCCTCAAGTGCGGCAAGCGCTTCAGCCAGTCCAGCCACCTGTACAAACACTCTAAGACCACCTGCCTGAGGTGGCAGAGCAGCAACCTGCCCAGCAGCTTGCTGTGA